The proteins below come from a single Kitasatospora sp. NBC_00315 genomic window:
- a CDS encoding SMI1/KNR4 family protein yields MTTADHDIPTSWSRIDTWLTAHTRRGPARPAPDAARLDAFEADLGLPLPADLRAWWLLPGVSASYWIPEAFAPVSLDEALETHGIWLLVAEQEGESFDENGQPETRYLREFMPIALSPGGDGLVVDMRPGDTHGAVLLWDHETWMLDVPQWASVTSMLQDIANALETGTPALLSHAALGGSQESRTATVDDALDLTWQPANPGRRSTRSA; encoded by the coding sequence ATGACAACCGCTGATCACGACATCCCGACCTCCTGGAGCCGCATCGACACCTGGCTCACCGCGCACACCCGACGAGGCCCGGCGAGACCAGCGCCGGATGCCGCCCGCCTGGACGCGTTCGAGGCTGACCTCGGCCTGCCCCTGCCCGCCGACCTTCGGGCCTGGTGGCTGCTGCCCGGTGTCAGCGCGAGCTACTGGATTCCGGAGGCGTTCGCCCCGGTCTCGCTGGACGAGGCCCTGGAGACCCATGGGATCTGGCTACTGGTCGCCGAGCAGGAAGGCGAGTCGTTCGACGAGAACGGCCAGCCCGAGACGCGCTACCTGCGTGAGTTCATGCCGATCGCGTTGAGCCCCGGTGGCGACGGGCTGGTCGTCGACATGCGACCCGGCGACACCCACGGCGCGGTACTCCTCTGGGACCACGAGACCTGGATGCTGGACGTCCCCCAGTGGGCCTCGGTCACCTCGATGCTCCAAGACATCGCCAACGCGCTGGAGACCGGCACGCCCGCGCTGCTGAGCCACGCAGCCCTCGGCGGCTCCCAGGAATCCCGCACTGCCACAGTCGATGATGCACTTGATCTCACCTGGCAACCCGCCAACCCTGGCCGACGATCAACCCGCTCCGCTTGA
- a CDS encoding DUF4231 domain-containing protein, which produces MSDEELRAGSSQPVELDQLLLLKEEIRTGEEMLRIRRFINLAFWTTGGIGILAGTVALCLAIALAGRVSWPVLARLDGICAVLATAGGVLNWRVRTRVRRTAFSSRSVLEGRQERGREALRHFTASTYPELEVRHRYYRQDVFEFIRQYQAESLKYRRTHNWLQSVIIIGSLLTTTIAALADALPAHRWTTVAVSLLVGLAASFTGYFKFRERSFYLQQTADAIEQELNAATFRVGDYAGLASEAESLARLTDRVEAIRGEQRRRQQQLDQPTENHEAATVR; this is translated from the coding sequence GTGTCGGACGAAGAGCTCCGAGCCGGATCGTCCCAGCCGGTAGAACTCGATCAGCTTCTCCTGCTCAAAGAAGAGATCCGTACCGGCGAGGAGATGCTGCGGATCCGACGGTTCATCAACCTCGCCTTCTGGACGACCGGGGGCATCGGTATCCTCGCGGGCACCGTCGCGCTCTGCCTGGCCATCGCGCTGGCCGGACGCGTCAGCTGGCCGGTGCTGGCACGTCTGGACGGGATCTGTGCAGTGCTGGCCACGGCCGGCGGAGTTTTGAACTGGCGTGTGCGGACTCGGGTCAGGCGTACGGCATTTTCCAGCCGATCAGTGCTGGAAGGCCGCCAGGAACGGGGTCGCGAGGCCCTGCGTCACTTCACCGCGAGCACCTATCCGGAGCTGGAGGTCCGTCATCGCTACTACCGCCAGGATGTCTTCGAGTTCATCAGGCAGTATCAGGCGGAGAGCCTCAAATACCGACGGACCCACAACTGGCTCCAAAGCGTGATCATCATCGGTTCGTTGCTGACCACTACGATCGCCGCCCTCGCCGACGCGCTGCCGGCACACCGGTGGACCACAGTGGCCGTAAGCCTTCTGGTCGGCTTGGCAGCCAGCTTCACCGGATACTTCAAGTTCCGCGAACGCTCCTTCTACCTGCAGCAGACCGCAGACGCCATTGAACAGGAACTCAACGCCGCCACGTTTCGTGTCGGCGACTACGCCGGCCTCGCCAGCGAGGCCGAATCCCTCGCCAGGCTTACCGATCGTGTCGAGGCAATTCGCGGCGAGCAGCGACGTCGCCAACAGCAGCTCGACCAACCCACCGAGAATCACGAGGCAGCAACGGTCAGGTGA
- a CDS encoding RNA polymerase sigma factor, translated as MTHMIIAGEAPQRELVQGLGGDAELVQQLEADGYSGVRFELAREQLWTYAVRALTGMMRNGSIAASSRAGIWANELKMLERDRDLRDQLALETVIAVDAWWFGEEALGLNAWDPAKGASLRTYFMGACLSSGFPNVLRSWRRKRLKSEAASARHLERIHDSADQSGLEAVILRAVVREVLAEATLVQKSICGLIYTQDLTHKEIGKVLGNRSAAAVGAQLNRLRTKVTRLVRIGVLDVPTEYLASAGAGSAVRGVN; from the coding sequence ATGACACACATGATCATTGCTGGTGAGGCACCGCAGCGAGAGCTCGTACAGGGTCTCGGCGGTGATGCAGAGTTGGTCCAGCAGCTGGAAGCCGACGGCTACTCCGGTGTCCGGTTCGAACTGGCTCGGGAGCAGCTCTGGACGTACGCAGTCAGGGCTCTGACGGGGATGATGCGGAATGGATCCATTGCGGCCAGCAGCCGCGCGGGAATCTGGGCCAACGAGCTCAAGATGCTGGAGCGGGACCGGGACCTGCGCGACCAGCTCGCTCTAGAGACCGTCATCGCGGTGGACGCGTGGTGGTTCGGGGAGGAAGCCCTGGGTCTGAATGCTTGGGATCCCGCCAAGGGTGCGAGCCTTCGGACGTACTTCATGGGAGCGTGCCTGTCGTCCGGTTTCCCCAACGTGCTGAGGAGCTGGCGACGTAAGCGGCTGAAGAGCGAAGCTGCATCCGCCCGACACCTGGAGCGGATCCATGATTCGGCGGACCAGAGTGGACTGGAGGCCGTGATCTTGCGTGCGGTGGTCCGTGAGGTGTTGGCCGAGGCAACGCTGGTTCAGAAGAGCATCTGTGGGCTCATCTACACCCAGGACCTGACTCACAAGGAGATCGGGAAGGTTCTGGGCAACAGGAGCGCGGCCGCCGTCGGAGCCCAGCTGAACCGGCTGCGCACAAAGGTGACCCGGCTGGTCCGCATCGGGGTGCTGGACGTCCCGACCGAGTATCTGGCCTCGGCCGGCGCCGGATCTGCGGTGCGGGGTGTCAACTGA
- a CDS encoding DUF4238 domain-containing protein, whose translation MSAPKLHHYVPQSYLARFGQGVMVRVKRRCPPKAHLANVKNIAAETGFYTITDENGAPSTVIEDELSRLEGQGIDVLRRIDETGMPPVIGTDDRELLCLYLAVQMARTPRKRTGPLFGRNVTAYASGREIDLALITEYLTRKHLGHPPRPAEAQGAWDYYHGMRAMNAGNDPTHDEAVVDTLSSVEVCVPHFRARHWRLETSRKPIFLTSDAPLVLWRPETPSDAYRGFGLEGAHEIRFPVSPTAQLVLVPGRPGASTEEVKLNRVISCNQDLADSCEQVVVGHPDRHAALDRVQLSKRGPTLRFNTAPGIQKNPDGTEAPMGDILHMYTTRR comes from the coding sequence GTGTCTGCACCGAAACTTCACCACTATGTGCCGCAGAGCTACCTAGCACGATTCGGACAAGGCGTCATGGTCAGGGTGAAGCGCCGGTGCCCGCCGAAGGCGCACCTCGCCAACGTCAAGAACATCGCGGCCGAGACCGGCTTCTACACCATCACCGACGAGAACGGCGCGCCCTCCACGGTCATCGAGGACGAGCTCAGCCGTCTGGAAGGGCAGGGCATCGACGTCCTGCGCCGAATAGACGAGACGGGAATGCCTCCGGTTATCGGTACCGACGACCGCGAGTTGCTCTGCCTGTACCTGGCTGTGCAGATGGCCCGGACTCCACGGAAGCGCACAGGCCCGCTCTTTGGGCGCAACGTCACTGCCTATGCGAGTGGGCGGGAGATCGACCTCGCGCTGATCACCGAGTACCTCACACGCAAGCATCTCGGTCACCCGCCTCGGCCCGCCGAAGCTCAAGGAGCCTGGGACTACTACCACGGGATGCGAGCGATGAACGCGGGCAACGACCCCACGCACGATGAGGCGGTCGTGGATACGCTCAGCTCTGTTGAGGTGTGCGTTCCGCACTTCCGTGCTCGGCACTGGCGGCTCGAGACCAGCCGCAAGCCGATCTTCCTCACCTCCGACGCACCCCTCGTACTCTGGCGCCCGGAAACTCCGAGCGACGCCTACCGCGGGTTCGGCCTGGAAGGCGCTCATGAAATCAGGTTCCCGGTCAGCCCCACCGCCCAGTTGGTGCTCGTTCCCGGCCGCCCTGGAGCGTCCACAGAGGAAGTCAAGCTCAACCGAGTAATCAGCTGCAACCAGGACCTCGCAGACAGCTGCGAACAGGTCGTTGTCGGACACCCAGACCGTCACGCCGCGCTCGATAGAGTCCAGCTGAGCAAACGCGGACCCACCTTGCGCTTCAACACGGCCCCCGGCATCCAGAAGAACCCAGACGGCACGGAAGCACCGATGGGCGACATCCTGCACATGTACACGACCCGCCGCTGA